A region of the Syntrophorhabdus sp. genome:
CGCCGCTCTTTTCATGTTCTTCTCCCTGATCATCATAAACGTTGGCCGGCCTGCCTCACGTTCGCCGGACCTTCTTGCCTTCGTGCCTCACGATACCCGCTGCCCTGCGGCCGGTGAGGCCGCCCTCATGTCGTGCCTGGATTCAGATATTTCCATTGTACATGAAGCAGGAGTTGTTTTCCAGTTCTCCTTGTTGTATACGCGTCTGGGACCGGTGTCGAACGAGAGTGGAAAGGGCGGGAATGCCCTGAAATGATTGCATCTATCGAGAATGAAGGTTCCCGGCGGCAAAGAAATGTTGAAAAATGTCCCGTATTGGCATATAAAACTTCCTGTATTTTGACATGGTTGTAGTGTTTCGAAGCGAAAGATAATGAAAATACGACTTACAGCGCTTATCATTCTCGCGGGCATCCTCTTTTTTTTCAATCTCGGGACCACCTCCCTGTGGGACCCCGATGAACCGCGTCAGGCCATCATGGCACGGGAGATGATGGACAGGGGGGACTATATCAGGCCCTACCTCAACGGTATCCCGTACCTGGAGAAGCCGCCATTCTATTCATGGATGATCATCGCCGCGGCGAAGGCATGCGGCTCGGTCGATGAATTTGCCTCCCGGGCGCCCTCCGCGCTGGCGGCGCTCCTTACCGTGGTGATGACCTTTCTCCTGGGGTGCAGGCTCGGCGACGAACGCGCGGGTTTCTTCTCGGGGCTTGTTCTCGCGACCAATTACCAGTTCCTCTCCAACGCCAGGGAATCAGTGATGGACATGACCTTTGCCTTTTTCATCGGTCTTGCCATCTACCTGGCCTTTGTCTCACTGGAGAAGGGCAAGCGTCTCAACTTTGCCCTTTCCTTCATCCCCGGCGCTTTCGCGATACTCACGAAGGGACCGGCAGGACTTGTCATACCCGTCGGGGTCGTGTTCGTCTATCTCGTGTTCAAGAAGAGCCTCCGCCGCTACATAGTTCCCCTGGTGCTCGGCTCTGTCCTTGCAACCGCCATCGCCTCCGTGTGGTTCCTTGCCGCCGGCGAGAGCTACATCAGGGAGTTCATCCTTCATCAGAACGTGACCCGCTACACGAATGCCTTCGACCACCTGGAATCGCCCTGGTATTACTTTCATAAACTTTTCTTCAATTTCATGCCCTGGAGCC
Encoded here:
- a CDS encoding glycosyltransferase family 39 protein, which gives rise to MKIRLTALIILAGILFFFNLGTTSLWDPDEPRQAIMAREMMDRGDYIRPYLNGIPYLEKPPFYSWMIIAAAKACGSVDEFASRAPSALAALLTVVMTFLLGCRLGDERAGFFSGLVLATNYQFLSNARESVMDMTFAFFIGLAIYLAFVSLEKGKRLNFALSFIPGAFAILTKGPAGLVIPVGVVFVYLVFKKSLRRYIVPLVLGSVLATAIASVWFLAAGESYIREFILHQNVTRYTNAFDHLESPWYYFHKLFFNFMPWSLFLPFALFGAWKRRYVLPLLWFVLIFLFFELSQSKRAIYLLSAYPALALLTGLYIRDAWDGLVERGWTNTVLKALAVLLALIPVGAVIAMYVLPEEDVAVFRDGPLSLYVYLAVLFLAACGFLVMLFKRNRHFALAFFLFFLVFTGFFYGAYYMPLVDRTSKSLTLITDALGDDGRTKRIYTYGFNSAGIIFYVGKPVKALSDIKEIKEDESDILLIVEEKPTMHLRETLEKSFVPVKRVKYEKEHYIFYVRKNG